The following nucleotide sequence is from Gadus macrocephalus chromosome 18, ASM3116895v1.
CTGCTGGACTGCATCCCCAAGAAGATCAGCGAGGTGGGACACCCAACGTCACACGTGCCGTGTCCATGTGTTACGTAAGGGTTGAGGTTGACCCTGTCTCGTGCGGACTCAGAGGGAGGTCTGCTCGAATTAGATGCTAACCAAGAGCTTAGCGTGCTTGATTGGAAGGTGTAGCGGCCAGGGTGTTGGCACCCAGCTTAAAGGTGCTGGGTTTGAAAAGTCCGCCGGTCAACCCTTTAGGCATCTTTGAGCAAGACGCCctgcccctacctgcccctacctgcccctacctgcccctacctgcccctacctgcccctggctgcccctacctgcccctacctgctcattaatgacattaCTGAAAAGTGGCTTTGGATAGCAATCTGTGTCAACGGATATGTGTCAAAATGAGTCCTTTTTTGTAACGTAGAACAGTGATGGAATACCTAATTAATTGAATGTTCTTATTTCGTCCTTTGGTTTGGTCCATCACAGCAACACTAACAGTGCCTGCGCTTCTTTCCCCAGAGCCCGGTACAGGGCGCCATCCCCACCAACCTCCCCAACACGGCGGTGGCCCTGCGGCCGCCCTACTCCCCGGGCCTGCCCGCCCCGTCCCCGCAGCTGCCCCCGGCCTACTTCACCTCCTCCGTCAGCCAGGTGTCGTCCCAGGAGCCCTACCCGCCGCTGGCCCAGCGGGACCAGGGCTCCACCCACGCGCAGGacgccctgggggggggctaCTCCCCGGGGGACGCGGACCCGGCCGGGGGCCTGGACTCCCTGTCGGAGTACACTCTGCCCGGTGAGAGGGGCCCGGACGCACACACTCCCAGTCGGACTCCCACCcacgctaaacacacacacggccccacAGATTGTCTGTCTTTAGGTAAAGACCTTTTACAGAGGCTGAAGTGGACTGCTGCTAATGGCACTTGATTCTTCTCCCACTAAAGGAGGAGATAGGTGTGATTGTGCTGTGTGCCACGCGCTCATAAATGTCAACTTGTAAATGAAAGCTTTTATTGCGGCCACGTTTGGAATTGTTGCAGCCTCTCCGATATGTATTTGCTTTGATTGTTCTGTGTCTCACAGTTGCTTTGGAGGAATGTCTCGAATGTGCTAAAGTTGGAGCATACGCTCGCACGCCACCATAACTACGCTTGCATTCTGTCTCGCTTCTGCCCGGGAATGCTGCTGTCTAGGGTGAATATGCAGATTGTCTGaccatattttgtatttttgtggTTTTCAGGCGGACGCTTATCACACAGTTTCATCCCTGGGATCCGCAACCATAATGCTGCACATATGGTGAGTAGTTGACACAGTGATATAAGTCTTAATCATATTTATAAATGAGTTTGATAACTAGTTAGTGTAGCTATGATGGGGTACTTTTGTAATCAGTGGTCTGTTCTGAACGTTTTCTTCTTTCAAAAGAAGAGATTTGTTTTAGATGGGTTATATACACTTTTAGCACCAATGTTGTTTTCTCACCTGTGTCTGTCTTAGGGTGAACCGTATGCAAGTTTTCATTCCATCCAATGTCTGTCTATTCCTGCTGAGTGCACGTGTCAGCAGGTGTCAAGCTACGAGTGAAACACGGCGCTCCTAAATCTCACCCTAACACGGCTCCTGCTGATCTGGGAGCAGCTGTAAAGCACCCTCCCACGGAGTAGAGTAGCAGGTGGAGAGGTCCTCATCACAGAGGTAGCCTGGCCGCCCACAGAGCGCTAATCTGTCTgctgttctctccctcttccagaACGGCCAAGGTGGCACCAACCTCTCCATGCTCTCCCGAAACCCGCTGGCCGCCACCCACGAGTTCCGCCAGGCCTGCCACGCCTGCTACAGCCGCATAGGTccgtctgacccccccccccgccctggtAGAGCCCCACCCCCTTGTGTAGCCACGCCCCCTTGCAGAGCCCCGCCCTCTGTCAGCCAGGGTCCCCTCATTCAAATCACACTGAACCCATGTGAAAACATATCGAGCTTAGTATCTATTTAGATTGAATATTCTTGGATATTGTTTGGCGGTTTGTATGAAATCTCGTGGTAACGTTAAGCATTAACACTGCCACGGTTAGAAGAATTCCCGCTGGGTTCACTCTAACTCAGAATGTAGGCAAAGTATTAAAGTAAGACGGTCggctaaagccatccacctgatTCATGTAAATCTATattaccgtaattttcggactataagccgcacctttttccccatttttcgattctgcggcttatataacggtgcggcgaATCTATGGATCTctacagctaacggccactaggggacctcctaaatctatggattttacaggttaccgtccaccaactttaactctatgggctctatgaCCGGTCCGCGCCCCTCGACCTTTAAGCGGCGGGCTCCAGCGcggcttatatatatatatacacacgtcattcaatttagctgctgcggcttatactccggtgcgccttatagtgcggaaaatacggtactcATGCTCCTTTTGGACGCTCTGTCATCAGAACAGCGGTTGCACCGTCCCCCCTCGCACGGCGCTCACTAGTgtcaccccccccgcccccaggtcCGCGTGTGATGGACTACCAGTACCAGCCCGAGGCGGCCCACCGCTGCAAGAGGGACGTCCTGCTGTGCCGTCTGAAGAACGGCGACGACCCCACCTGGAAGAGGGTCCGCCCCCGGCCCGCGCGGAATAACTTCCTGGGGGCGTTTGTCCTTTGTAAAGGTGAGGCTGCACCACCCTGCTGATCCAGTGGATCAAGATTTCGTCCTTGGGAGTTTTCTCTTGACCTcttgggggctagggtcaggacggggggggggtcatataatatttggcctgttCAGCCCTTTGAGTCTGTAACAGTGACTAAGGgctatacacaaatacaatgtaGTTGATTGAATGCTATCTGGTGGTAACCTGCCCTCAGCTTCCATGACACACTGCGATATTGTTCATGAATGCTTACTAGCCTGCATGGCCGCATTCCAAGTTTGTGAAGCGGTGGTTGTCGTGGATACATGGATGTACTGCATACCACATGGTGTTATGCTGGGTGGCCGTCACAGGATAATTAGTTGCGTTCATTTTGTGCCCGATTTCCCCTTCGACTCTGGTCAGCTAATCCCCGATTTGTTGATGTTTTTACCAATGTTTTTGTCCGATTAtcctttggtgtgtgtggtaTCTTATGTTATCTGTATGTTAACAGTGTTATTTAACACTTTGGGCTTCAGCGACTAGACTTCGCAAATATTAGACTTGTTCAATATTGACGCTCCGATATCCGTAGTGTGGTTTTAGCCCTGAGGACTCAGGGCTAGTGTCTTTAACTTTGACTATAATCCACTTATCTATGGAATCTGCTGGAATAAAGATTCCATAGTTCCATCAACTGTAAAGTCACGGCCTAAGTACATCAGTGAGTACACTAAGACCAGCCCTCACAGTAATAATGCAATTCTGCTGCTAGCTCCGACAGATCCTCTGACAAACGCATACATGATAATAACGAGCCAGTAACCCTGATCCCCCACCCAGCACAGCTTCCCACCCGTCCCCTCACCGCCGCCATCTTTGAGCCTCacactttctctccccccccccccttcccccacgcAGAGGTACAGGAGCGGCAGGAGTGCCAGTACGGGGAGAACTGCACGTTTGCGTACTGCCAGGAGGAGATCGACGTGTGGACCCAGGAGAGGAAAGGCGCCCTGAGCCGCGAGCTGCTGTTCGACCCGCTGGGCAGCACGGAGCGGCGGGCGCTCAGCGTGACCCGCCTGCTGCAGCTCCACATGGGCATGTTCATGTTCCTCTGTGAGGTCAGTCTGGGGGACCGGCTCCGAGGGACCGGCCCCGGAGCCCCACGGCTCCGGGGCCCCAAGGCTCCGTCCTCACCTGTGTTTCCGTGGGCAGAGGAGCACTTGAGGGTTGCTGACACAaactcatttttttttcttctgtatAATGAGAGCACGGTTTGGGGGGTGCTACTATGTTCTGTACAGGGCTTTCCAcgtcagaatgcatcatgttgttgttttgttggcGGTACGCCGCCCTATTGATTGAGGCTGTGACCACCTCCATTTTGGAGCATTGGTTGTTGATGGTGGTAATGGGGTCTTGGTCGTTGTTGAGTGAGTAATCATCAAATGATTTGTCCTTATGGGGAGACTTTGTTCTGTTTGAAACATATCATACAAGAAGTAGCAAAACAAAGTTTTGATGAACCCAAGTTAAGCTATATTTTCATTGATTTATGATTTCACGGGATCTCCAAATGGCGGCGTATCACCAACCAAAAATCCCATGAGGCCCTCTGATGCACAAATACCACATTGAATGCATGGGAGTAGAATTGGCCTAGTGTGTTTATTGACCGGCGTGTTCATCTTCCACAGGAATGTTTTGACAGCAAGCCTCGGATAATCAGCAAGCGCAGCAAGGAGAATCTGGCAGTCTGCTCCAACCTCACGGCCAGACACCCGTTCGACGACAATAAGTGAGTCCAGGGCGTGCCGGGGTCTTCTCCACACCCACTGGTTTAGCCGAATGGCATCTAAAGAAAAGACCGGATGTCAGGACAGCCCATCCGTTTAAGTGGATTGTATACATACAGCCCTCACTAGCCTGACACAGGGATGCTCGATATGGAGAAAATCGTAATCactcaatattgaaatcacggtTATTCAAACTATTATCTTTTAGTTTGAAAAGACAACGTATGcattattcagcatttctcgcCAAAAAAAACTTTGTGACTGAgaacatacacaaaaaaatacacacaatgttcaaatagaaaatgttcaaatcaaaGTCCACAGCCCTAGGCTGACATTCCCAGATCAACTCGATAATAAGTCTGGAACCTAGGGCTGCGTGATTCATCGTGTCAAAATTGCGATCTCTATTTATAATGTTtcacaaagcccccccccaagCGCTCTCCCTCAACAAATGACAACGCAGTGATACACCACATTCAAAGGGCAAGCAAacccagagagtgagtgagacacCGGCGAATAACAGGCAGACAAAGGTATTTCGGTGAAGGGGCGGAGCATAAGCTTGTCTTCACGAGGCTATAGGTCGAGTATTGATTACACCTAGTCTTTTTCAGCGGTGTGAGTGACTATTATTGGAAAATGCATATGCATGTGCATTCAAGGCCAAATTCCGCGCTAGGAAATCCCTCTGCATTCCTGCTCCCAGTTCCCCTCAGAAGTGGTGTTCTGTTCAGGGGGGAACATTCTAAGATGCCTCTATTCCTTACTGAAGCCTCAAAAGGTTTACCTTCTTGGGTTCTTGACtgtagtttatattttaagaagcatacctacctctctccttctcttacgCACAGataacacacagaaaaatactTGTTCAGGTTGTGTAAGGTTGTGAGGGAGTTGGTTTTATGTTCAATGTCAGATTTATGAAGCTGACTCCACTAACTCCTGAGATCTCTAAACGGCAAGAGACAACTGTCTCGAACCCCATAGCAGGGAACCTTGAGGAGGAACACAGAAAAAGGATCCCTCTTTCCTGCTGTCATATTCATTTTGATTGTAACTCACTACCTCTGGTCTTGCCcttcgctcttgctctctcgctctctctttgctttctctctttgttttctCTCATTGCGTTCTCTCATTGCTttttctctctgtccgtctgtcggtctgtctctctccccctctccaggtGCCTGGTGCACGTGGTGCGGTCGGCCAACGTGCGCTACAGCAAGGTGCGCCCGCTGCACCCGCTGTGCCAGTTCGACGTGTGCCGCCACGAGGTGCGCTACGGCTGCCAGCGCGAGGACAGCTGCTCCTTCGCCCACTCCGTCATCGAGCTCAAGTGCTGGGTGCTGCAGCAGGACACGGGTAGGGCTGCCCCTCCGTCGCCCCCTGCTGCCGCGCTACGGCCGCGCTACCACGGCCCGTAGCCTGGGCCGGTGTGGCCGACACAGGAAGGGCGTTTCTattgatctttttttttattgattttttttttttaaagtcgaCATCCGTAAGATTGAGCCCCTTCCAGTTGGAAGGTGGTTATAGGATGTTATTTTATGGGTAACATTAATGTTAAGGCCTTAcgatcagcattgactacacATGTGTCCAGGTTATTTTAGGCTGTGAGCTAGTCTCAACGTGTGCGACTCTAGTAAATATACACCCATAAAGCAGGTCTGAGTGTTGTCATTAAAGGATAAAAAAGATGCTGCTGAGTGCCTACGTCATCGAAACCATGAGGGTGTTTTGCAAACTCATCATTGTTTCCGTTCTAATGTGCACGTGTTGATACGGCAGGCATCACCCATGAAGAGATGGTGCAGGAGTCCAAGAGACACTGGCACCGGCTGGAGCAGAACGCCCAGAAGCAGCAGAAGGTACTCATCCCAACTTCTAGACTGTCTTGTTTTAATGCGGGGGAATTCAGTTCGATAAGTAAATATTGATGTTATATACCcttaattctctctctgtctctgtctctgtctctctctctctcagcccatGCACATCCCTCACCACGGCAACCACATGGGctcgggtggaggaggtgggatggggggaggcGGCTGCGGCGGGGGAGACTGCATGGGGGGCGGCGTGAGCTCCAtgggtgggatggggggcgtGTCCGGAATTGGGGCTGGTCCCGGCAGAGGGCGGGGTCTAAACCTGAAGATGAAGTTTGTGTGTGGCCAGTGCTGGAGAGACGGACAGGTCAACGAGCCAGACAAGAACCTCAAGTACTGCACGGCCAAAGCGCGGCACAGGTAAGCCCCGCCTCTTACGAGCACGTGACCTAACCGTATGGTTCTATAACGCTATAGTGGTGCACATCAGACGCAGTGATGTGAGGACTACTGGATACCTCTTGACAGCAAAACCAATGTACAGACTTTTAGAGTCAATCACCACATCACCCCATTtaattcaattacattttatttgtatagcccttaccaccattacagtctcaaagggcttaacagggcaaatatttatgacacccccctgacccaCGCCCCCCCAAGGGCAATAAAAACTCCCTTAAATCAGCAAGCGGGGAATCTTGGgaagacacaaaaaaaaaagcatagtaggggatccctctttccagggatggtcaggagtgcaatgggtgccataattgacatacaggtaaatacaggCCCCATGAAGATGAGGGCTGCGGACTGGAAGCAGTGATGGCCACAGTGAGGGTGAACATGAGGTTGATTGCCCCCCTTGCAGCTGGACTAAGGAGCGCCGGGTCCTGCTGGTCAAATCCTTTGAGAAGAAGAAATGGGTTGTGGTCCGGCCGTTGCCCTTCTCCCGCACCTACCCACAGCAGTACGACGTAAGACCCTGCCCTGAGCCGCCTTCTCACACTCTTTCTCCATCTACTGTTTCAACAGTGCTCCACCGATGTTTATAAATAGCCCTTTGTTAACAAGGCTAGTACGCGATAAAGTGTTGTATCATGTTGCTCTGGTTAACGTTGTTAAGGAGTCATTAGTCTTAAGTGGTCAATGTGCCTTTTGACAGAAAGGAAAACCACCTGCGAAAGTTCAACAATCGATATATACAGTATTAGCTAAtgtcatcctgtgtgtgtgtgtgtgtgcccgtgtcaAAACCAgatgtgtgtccatgtgatgaAGCAGAAGAAGTGCCATTATATTGGAAACTGCTCGTTCGCCCACAGTCTGGAGGAGAGGGATGTGTGGACGTACATGAAGAACAACAGCTGTAAGCCCCTAGCCTCCGCCAATCAAACCTGCTTGTGTCTTAATTGTGGACACAAGAAGATGTGACATACTCCAGGCACACCAAAGGGACAACCATTATGGCAAATGCTCATTTCTGGTTGGCTACAGAATCAGGCCAAGTGATGTCACTTGGCCTGATTCTCTGTGTGACCGGTTACACGATAACCGTTTATAAATTCAGGGGGAATCAAATACATTTTCCCCCAGTACATTTGACCAGAGACAAAGTGGTTTGCTAGGTTGCTAGAAAACATTGTATAATGGTGTAGTTAAGCATGCGTGATTCTATCACTGACCCAATAGTTTAGTGTTTGTTCCCATGACGTCATTATTTTGGTAATTTACCCGGCCCTTGTATTCGTCTCCAGTGAGGGACATGCAGCAGATGTACGACATGTGGCTGcagctgaccaatcagagccggCGCACGGACGGCCCCCTCCTTACTCCACCCCCAGAGGAAAAGCAAGTCACCATGACAGCAGATTATTCGGAAGGCATGGTGAGCAGGCAATAGGGTTACTGAAGGCAACAAACGCTTCGGTGATTTGAGCAACTCCAAGCTCTAGCATCGCttaatgcttgtgtgtgtgtgtgtgtgtgtgtttcagggagGACAGCGGCTGTCTGAGGGAGATGACCTCTAACGGGTAGAGGGACATgagaagaggatgagagagagagacgagccTGCTGCTACACCAGCTATTACAGAACAGACTGTAAACAATGATGGCGCCTCTATTCTGAATGGGAAAGTAAACAAATgacccctccccaaccccccccaaaaaaaataatcactCGCCGTGGAGACGTCTAGGGGCATGCTGACCTCttggcgtacacacacacacacacacacacacacacgtatacatacaAATGCCACAGGCACCCATTCACAGAGAAAGCAACTTCAGGTTTAACCTGTTCTGTTTTTCATTGTTTTCTGCCATGCTAcagtctttcacacacacacaaacgtgtcaATGACAGTCCTTGCATGCTTTTAACACCGTGTAAAGCAGAGGCCCTAATTTGTCAACTCAACAATTATTTGGTGAACACCCCCAGCTGTTCCTCAGAACAGGTCTTTTTGGCGTTGGATTAACAAAGATAATCAGAAGACGGAGAGGGAAGCGCTGGCCGTTTTTGTGCTGTTGTTCCACAATGAATTTGAAATCTATATATTTAAGCGTCATAGTATTTAGCTAAAAACGGAAGGAAAGAAAAGCTAAAACTTAGGCTTACAGCTTTTCACAGCAGCCCAGCTGCTACAAACATGCTAAgccatcacaaaaaaaatattataactcactaaaccccccccccccccccccccaacgcacTCCTTCTTCCTGCTGTAGCAAATCAAAGATTGGGCGCAAAATGGATTCCCGGGGTGATGTATTTAATTCacttattttcttttgtttgttattttgccTTTCTTTCCAAGGGGAGTCGTACTCCCCTGTTATCTAGTCTGCCATATTGGCAGAATGCTATGAATGTATCGCCTGCAAGGGCCTTTTTTTAAAGGAATCGAGGAGAATTCTCATTtccaaaatataaaacaaacaacaatgcTATATAATAGTTGTTGAATGTATGTAGACATACATAAGTACATCGACCTTATTACAATCTCCTCATATTTATGCATCAGTTCCCCTCTCCTACCAGACCCCCCTGGGTCCCACCCCCGACCCGGGTTGAGAGTCATAAGCACCGCCTTCGCACGCCTCCTGAAGCCCGGGGGAGACGATGAGCAGAAACGTCTCTCCCTGAGGacaaaaaaaatgacaaaaggACTCCTCTTAAACGCAAAAACCCCAGGGAACTGCTTCGACCCGAGACGTTACTTAATTTCCGGCCATCTTTGCAGGGGTAACGATGAGTTCTTTAGTGGTTATAAGGGGCAATGGCGACAGAAAGTAATCAGCCTTTATTTCAAATTTGTTTTTAAAAGGAAAGTCAGAGACCCACCCTACCCTGACACCGATATATCAGACAAGATGACACTTTATTCATCCTGAACGATGTGGATGACAGAGCTAGTACTATAATACGGACCAAGTCCGGGTTGTGTTCTGCTAGCTTACACCCCTGTACATGCACTGTAAGCATAAGTACATGTCCTGCTAGCACCCTATGCTAGCAGCCTATGTGCAGTACATGTCCTGCTAGCATACTATGTTCAGCACATATCCTGCTAGCACCCTAGGATCAACACAAGATGTTTTGGCATTTGGAATTTATTTTCAGGAGAAGGATTTGTCGGGCAACCAAGCgaatagagagagaaaatgtcTACAAAAACGAATGTTAAAATCTCTTAGAGAGATTAGGACGATTTAAAGACTATATATTTTTGTAGGCTGAATTGTACCTACGATTATATGGCAGAACTAGGAGATTGGTGCCGATGTAATCTGTTCAGCTGGGGCCGGTatttcacacaaacaaaacgtGCTTCTTTAGCCTTTTGGTCAGGTTTGTTACTGATCATCCCTACTAGAAATCCCCAGGGAagactttcaaaataaaagtctaaaTTCGTAGCTTGGGACATGAAACATATTAGCACCATATAATGTGCCTAATAAAAacagcacactcacacgcactcacacatgtaaacacacatgcacaccacatGCACACCAGGAGATAATGGGTGAACTATTGCCATCTTACATCCAATGTGGTCCAAGATGTCATAAGATATGTCTATACTCAAATATACTATATTACACATTATATGATACATATTTACTGATATTGttatactactaataataattgatAACTTAGCAGTTAAGCTTAATTAAATATATAACCTGAGAACCTTGTATTGATTACATAGAAGAGCTCTGCTATTGCGTATATGACATGTATCGCTGAACTAGATAATGATAGTgaagttgttttttctttttgtaactttttctcctttttcttttcgCTTATGTGAGGGTCATTCCAGACCATGTGTACCAGTTGGTTTCGGTGGACCGGATTGGGCCGGCTTTTGGATTTGTGTTGATGAACATCATACCAGCCGACAGTGTAGATTGTTCAAACAGATTGGGTTTCAACAGGGCAGTTTGAtttgagtatttatttttttatagttttaCTTGCCACCAGCTGAGGCCAAACTTACATGAGATCAAGCCCAGTCTTGGTGTAGGGGATGTAGTGATGCTCTGGAATGACCCAGGTATTAGCTTCTCTGAAGGAATTCTAttacttctacttctactactactactactactactactcctactcctAGTATTATGATGAATATGATGATAATGATTGCTATCTAATGACTATTTCTATTTCTCCTATATGCTATTGATATACGTATGTTAATTGCTATGTATAACTCTTgatatgtattcatgtatggatattaatgattaatggtATATAGGCACCTAATGTATGCAACGGCACGGCCTGGGGGAGCAGAAAAACAAAGTGAAAGCTAGTTTTAACTTCAGCTTATTACTATAAAAGGGCACCTGGGCACTAGAGGACATATACTGACTGTTACAGGAAGCCCGGCCCAGAAGTCCAAACCATCCGTAGTAATTAATTTGAAATATGAAGGTTGGTTTCCATGGACATCTAAGTGATGTATCAATTAAGCCCTGCCctagaaatatactttttttgcAAAAGGAACAAAACAAAGAATTTGCAGTATAAGCTCCATGTCCTTTGGCTGCAGTGGTGATGGCTCAATGCAGCTCATGTCTTAAAACTTATACTTAGAGGTCTGTATACTGCAGTTATAGCGCCATATTCTATATATTATACCAATAAGATGATGCATACACCTATTGTATAATCGTACTCTcctttatatatagatatatatgataCCTATAACTATGATTATTCTAGAAGGACACCCTTATGAGGTAATTTAGATAAAAGATGTTGGGgaactgttttttgtttattttgtcgAGCTGTGGGCCTGTGGGTCAGTGATGTCACTTCATAACATTGGCTGTGATACTGGGGAGAAGGAGTTGGCCAACGAAATGCACTCAACACTTTTTCAACTTCAAATGTCTGCCTATTAAGCATTGATTGCACTACCAGCAtcgctgggggagagggggggaaatgGAACAGCTTAATGGGGGTTCCTCACTCAAACGGAGGAGACTCGGTATTCCCCACGACCGTGGACCACGTGTTGTCTGCATTTGGTTGGCAATGTTTTTCCACCCTTGCTCTGGGGGGGACCCCAGTTGATTGGCTGATTGGAAACCACTGCCAGGCATAGAGAACGGCCCTAAGGCCTGTGGTCTTGCGTGTTAATTGTACCCAAGAGAAGGGAGAGATAtgaacagagaggaggtgggggattCGTTCTGTTTAGGGTCGCCTGCATTACAGTCCTGCAAGGGGTAGCACCTAACTGTCTTTTGGATTTAAGTTATAATGGGATAGATGGCCAATCTCTTTGTTTTGTGCTGTATGTTCGGAAAATTACAGATTTGACTCAGAAATCATGAATAACGCATTTGATTTGAAGTTATTTAATTTGGATGTTTTAATATAATTGTTTTCACGAGATGAAGCTGAATCATGACCCACACCCTAATTTCACTTGACAAACGGCCGCCTCGTCCTTATGTTCTGTTCTATCATGGCATGGGCTGATCTCATGCATCCACCAACACTTTGTCTTTGTTTACTTGTGATTCTCTTGTTTTTCCGAAGTCATCCCTCCTGCACCCACTGACACCCCACATGCTTAGATCCAtccccacctacacacaaacctgACGCCGGCCACCCAGATGAAAATCCATGTGAACCTctagttttgttttgtttatcagtGGTTATTTGATGGTCGAATTAGCTTCCAGCAACTCCGATATGAGAGAAGCAGGGGTTTAAGAAGTGGGAAAAAAAACCAAGCCTTTTTTTTGTACTGTACTTTTACgttagttttcttttttttctttttgttgtatTAGTTTGTCTTTGTTTCATCCTCTATCCTCCATGGTTGGA
It contains:
- the zc3h7bb gene encoding zinc finger CCCH domain-containing protein 7B, whose amino-acid sequence is MDPERQKRREEIQKAMGFIQSSLPFPEPESYEAFLTQLVCNLLDEGNTVFRDSEWNQAVQHYGEGISVARYAQAEALVIPPELLESLYVNRASAHYHMRDYERGVQDCDGALCACEGSRRTLYRKALCLRELGRLREAYECGTKCLLTAPHDRQVSELAQELASKLGLKGRKAYISSQGDSPPPGGEGHGEGAPPTGETSSNGLESLTDMGPEDLSSAQCIPAPLATPIPVSDDPATPEEAPCADLSESPSSQGLPPMPYSVPVSEHMDECSNSSVINDDMEGLLDCIPKKISESPVQGAIPTNLPNTAVALRPPYSPGLPAPSPQLPPAYFTSSVSQVSSQEPYPPLAQRDQGSTHAQDALGGGYSPGDADPAGGLDSLSEYTLPGGRLSHSFIPGIRNHNAAHMNGQGGTNLSMLSRNPLAATHEFRQACHACYSRIGPRVMDYQYQPEAAHRCKRDVLLCRLKNGDDPTWKRVRPRPARNNFLGAFVLCKEVQERQECQYGENCTFAYCQEEIDVWTQERKGALSRELLFDPLGSTERRALSVTRLLQLHMGMFMFLCEECFDSKPRIISKRSKENLAVCSNLTARHPFDDNKCLVHVVRSANVRYSKVRPLHPLCQFDVCRHEVRYGCQREDSCSFAHSVIELKCWVLQQDTGITHEEMVQESKRHWHRLEQNAQKQQKPMHIPHHGNHMGSGGGGGMGGGGCGGGDCMGGGVSSMGGMGGVSGIGAGPGRGRGLNLKMKFVCGQCWRDGQVNEPDKNLKYCTAKARHSWTKERRVLLVKSFEKKKWVVVRPLPFSRTYPQQYDMCVHVMKQKKCHYIGNCSFAHSLEERDVWTYMKNNSLRDMQQMYDMWLQLTNQSRRTDGPLLTPPPEEKQVTMTADYSEGMGGQRLSEGDDL